ATGCCCACGGCCACCATCGGGGACTCCTTGGCCGCCCCGGCGAGCTCGCCCAGGTGGACGGTTCCCGCCGCCGCGTAGACCAGCGCCACACCGGCCAGGAAGATCGTGGAGGTCAGCAGGTTCACGGTCACGTAGATACGACCGGCCTTCAGCCGCCCCAGGACACCCATCATCGCCAGCAGCCCGTACGAGGGCAAAAGCATGACCTCGATGAACACGAACATGTTGAAGATGTCACCGGTGAGCAGGGCACCGGAGACACCGGACGTGAGGACGAGCACCAGCGGTGAGAAGTAGGTCTGCCGGTCATCGCCGGTGGCGATCGCGAACATCGAGCAGACCAGGGCCAGCAGCGCGGTGGTCCACAGCATCAGGGCGCTGAAGACGTCCGCGACGAAGGGGATCGCGATCCCGTCCTGCCACAGGCCCACGTTGTGGGCGAACACGGTCCCGTCACGGGTGAGCCAGATCAGCCAGGAACCGGCGAGCATCGCGGCCGCGCTCGGTCCCAGCAACAGGGCGCGCCGGAGCCACAGCGGCCCCCTGACGAAGAGCAGCAGCCCCGCCGCGAGCAGTGGGACCGCGACGAAGAGAGGGAGCAACGCGGTGTTCATGAGGCCTCCTCGGTGTCGTCGTCGCTGCCGGAGGCGGCGAGGGTGAGCATGTAGATCGCGATCGAGAAGGCGATGACGATCGCGGTCAGGACGAAGGCCTGGGGAAGGGGGTCAGCGGTCTGGGGGCCCCAGCCGAACTGGAGCAGTGGCAGCTCCCGCCGGAAGACGCCCCCCGAGGACATCAGCAGCAGGTTCGCCCCGTGCCCCACCAGGAGCAGCCCGAGGACGATCCTGACCATGCCGCGCTGCAGCATCAGGTAGACGCCTCCCGCGACCAGGATTCCGATCGTGATGGCGAGAGTCATCGGTTACCTCCTGTGGTGGAGTCGTCCAGGTCGGCTGGGGCGTGGTCCGATGCCGGTTCGCGCCCGTCCTCGGGATCGGCGCCGCTGTCCACGGCCTCGCCGTTGCGCGGCGCGCCCCGGTCGAGCCCCAGTTCGTTGAGCGCGGTGAGCAGGACACCGACCACGCCCAGGTAGACGCCGATGTCGAAGACGAAGGCCGTGGTGAAGTGGAAGTAGCCGCCCCAGGCCAGCGGGATCTCCGCGTGCAGCGGCCTGAGGAAGGAACCGTCCACGTAGCCCAGGAACCCGGAGAAGGCGGCGATGAGCACACCGGCGGCGATGATCGCCGGGTAGGCCAGCCTGATCTTCGCCCGGCTGTCGCTGGGGGCGGCCAGGTAGAGCAGAGCGAACGCCGAACCGCCGACGAGACCGGCGATGAAGCCGCCGCCGGGTTCGTCGTGCCCGCGGAACAGCAGGTACAGCGACCACAGCACCAGGATCGGCATCAGGTAGCGGCCGACCGTGCGCATGAGCAGGGTGTTGTCCTCGGCGGGGAAGGCCGCGTTGCTCGCGGGCACCGTGACCCGGCGGGAGGCGTGCACGGGCAGCAGCCCGCTGGAGTGCAGGACCGCGATGATGATGATCCCCGCCACACCCAGTACGACGAGTTCACCGAACGTGTCCAGCGCCCGGTAGTCGACCAGGATGGTGTTGACGACGTTGGTACCGCCGGTGTCCTCGGGAGCGTTCTCCAGGAAGTACTCCGCGGCCGGCGAGAGCTCCCGGCGGCCGGACAGGGCGAAGGCCGCGATACCGGCGCTCAGCCCGGCGGCGATCGCGATCACCGCGGTCAGCGCCTTGCGCCCGTTCTTGACGGGGTGGAACTTCTTGGGCAGTCGGCGCAGCACCAGGACCGCGACGACCACGGTGAGGATCTCCACCAGGAACTGGGTCAGCGCGACGTCGAAGGCACCGAGGAAGAGCAGCCACAGCGCGACGGTGAACCCGGCCACGCCGACCAGCGCCAGCCCCGCCATCCGGGAGCGGGTGATGACCGCCGCCAGGACGGCGACCGCCATCAGGCCGACGAGCAGCCAGTCCAGCCCCATGGAGGTCTGCCCCGCGACCGGCGGCAGGTCCACACCGAAGATGACCGCGACCGCCGCCAGGGCGACCATGAGGACGGTGGGCGCGCCGAGGTGGAAGGCGGGCGAGTCCGTCCGGGTGAGGTCACCGGTCCGCTTGCCCCACCGGATGATTCCGTCGTACAGGGCTTCGAAGGCCCCCACGCCGGTGACCGGGACGAAGTCGCGCCCGGCCAGGGAGTCCCCGGCCTGGGAACGCGAGGCCACGAGCGCGCCGAGACCGATCGCCGCCATGGACATGACGAGCGCGGCGTTGAAGCCGTGCCACAGCACGAGGTAGGCGTCCGAGGTCACGTGCGTGGTGTTGGCGGCCACCTCGTTCACCAGCGGGTCCAGCACCGGGACGGTCAGTCCGAGCAGCACGCCGCCGAGAGCGGCGACGCTCGCCGGACCCCAGAAGCTGCTCCGTGCCTCGTCGGCCGTCGCCTCCTTCGTGCCCTCCTCGCTGCGGGAGGTGCCGAAGAAGGTGCGGTACACGAAGCGGAAGGAATAGGCGAAGGTGAACACGGAAGCCGAGACCGCGACCACGCCCGCGAGCGGACCGAACCAGGCCGGGCCGGGCGCGTGCAGGAACGACTCGAACAAGCTCTCCTTGCTGATGAAGCCCAGCAGGGGAGGGATGCCCGCCATGGACAGCGCGGACAGCGTCGCGATGCCCGCGGTGACCGGCATCCGGTGCCGAAGGCCGCCCAGCCTCCGGATGTCCCTGGTTCCCGTTTGGATGTCGACCAGGCCGACCACCATGAACAGGGCCGACTTGAACAGCGCGTGCGCCACGGTGTGCACCGACGCGGCCACCAGGGCCTGGGGGGTGCCCACACCGATCACCGCCACCAGGAGACCGAGCTGGCTGACCGTGGAGAAGGCCGCCAGCCGCTTGAGGTCGTTCTGCTGGAGAGCGAAGAACGCGCCCATCACCGCCGTGATCAGACCCGCCGAGATGAGCAGGACGTTCCACAGGAACAGGTCGC
This DNA window, taken from Nocardiopsis exhalans, encodes the following:
- a CDS encoding sodium:proton antiporter encodes the protein MTLAITIGILVAGGVYLMLQRGMVRIVLGLLLVGHGANLLLMSSGGVFRRELPLLQFGWGPQTADPLPQAFVLTAIVIAFSIAIYMLTLAASGSDDDTEEAS
- a CDS encoding DUF4040 family protein, which translates into the protein MVLLLLLIVLAVTVASTPLLDRFLGRNAGWPIAAVFGALTILVALQAPQVLGAGTPLEYSQPWMPRLGVDLHLRMDGLGWLFTMLVTGIGALIMAYSTRYFPSGRRLGFYFLMSLFAFAMAGLVLADDVVLLFVFWEITTIASFYLIGLSGPSASRPAIRTFLLTAMGGLALLGAVVLLVVRTGTTQLSVILSDTAWTQDTAFVSVVALLVIVAVFSKSAQFPFHYWLPDAMAASTPVSAYLHAAAMVKAGIYLAMRFTPAFGDLFLWNVLLISAGLITAVMGAFFALQQNDLKRLAAFSTVSQLGLLVAVIGVGTPQALVAASVHTVAHALFKSALFMVVGLVDIQTGTRDIRRLGGLRHRMPVTAGIATLSALSMAGIPPLLGFISKESLFESFLHAPGPAWFGPLAGVVAVSASVFTFAYSFRFVYRTFFGTSRSEEGTKEATADEARSSFWGPASVAALGGVLLGLTVPVLDPLVNEVAANTTHVTSDAYLVLWHGFNAALVMSMAAIGLGALVASRSQAGDSLAGRDFVPVTGVGAFEALYDGIIRWGKRTGDLTRTDSPAFHLGAPTVLMVALAAVAVIFGVDLPPVAGQTSMGLDWLLVGLMAVAVLAAVITRSRMAGLALVGVAGFTVALWLLFLGAFDVALTQFLVEILTVVVAVLVLRRLPKKFHPVKNGRKALTAVIAIAAGLSAGIAAFALSGRRELSPAAEYFLENAPEDTGGTNVVNTILVDYRALDTFGELVVLGVAGIIIIAVLHSSGLLPVHASRRVTVPASNAAFPAEDNTLLMRTVGRYLMPILVLWSLYLLFRGHDEPGGGFIAGLVGGSAFALLYLAAPSDSRAKIRLAYPAIIAAGVLIAAFSGFLGYVDGSFLRPLHAEIPLAWGGYFHFTTAFVFDIGVYLGVVGVLLTALNELGLDRGAPRNGEAVDSGADPEDGREPASDHAPADLDDSTTGGNR